The uncultured Treponema sp. genome includes a region encoding these proteins:
- a CDS encoding histidinol-phosphatase: protein MKSISNFHTHTELCHHAKGQPVDYVNQAMLEGCTALGFSDHCPYPEDFFDYWPEIRMTTKEASEYSEWIEEAKEAAAFPIYQGYECEWEESYSGWYDELKANFGADYLVLGSHWVTDDSSHIYIPDVESPLLLNKYIDQTIEGMRSGHFAFLAHPDLFMAGYKEWDDQSKACSQAILDAASDLDLPIEINGLGITRTPNQTKRGMRYPYPFVEFWEMASLTNVRVICNSDAHNPQDVIMNAWKARDFASRFGIEPLELPDFCTD from the coding sequence ATGAAATCAATTTCTAACTTTCATACGCATACAGAGCTTTGCCATCATGCGAAAGGACAGCCGGTTGATTATGTTAATCAGGCTATGCTTGAAGGCTGCACTGCTTTGGGATTTTCTGACCATTGCCCTTATCCGGAAGATTTTTTTGACTACTGGCCGGAAATACGAATGACAACAAAAGAAGCTTCTGAATACAGCGAATGGATTGAAGAGGCAAAGGAAGCGGCGGCGTTTCCTATTTACCAAGGATATGAATGTGAATGGGAAGAATCATATTCCGGCTGGTACGATGAGCTTAAGGCGAACTTTGGTGCGGATTACCTTGTTCTTGGCTCGCACTGGGTTACAGACGATTCAAGCCATATTTATATTCCCGATGTTGAAAGTCCTTTACTTTTGAATAAATATATTGACCAGACTATAGAAGGAATGCGGAGCGGCCACTTTGCTTTTCTTGCCCACCCGGATTTGTTTATGGCAGGCTACAAGGAATGGGACGACCAGTCAAAGGCTTGCAGTCAGGCAATTTTGGACGCGGCTTCTGATTTGGATTTGCCTATTGAAATAAACGGACTTGGAATAACGAGAACTCCGAATCAAACAAAGCGTGGAATGCGCTACCCTTATCCTTTTGTTGAGTTCTGGGAAATGGCTTCCCTTACGAATGTCCGTGTAATCTGCAATTCAGATGCGCACAATCCTCAGGATGTTATAATGAACGCTTGGAAAGCTAGGGATTTTGCAAGCCGATTTGGAATTGAGCCTTTGGAGCTTCCAGATTTCTGTACTGATTAA
- a CDS encoding dihydrofolate reductase gives MNAIYAAGLNGEFALEDGTLPWKKVPELQKECREDMDFFKQMTLGKAVIMGFNTFKTLPFPLKNRLNIVIKRNAAPQKIEHTDKEFMFFSSIKEALNALDFLCPDDIFLIGGKKLFAEAFSKNLVDGIVYETVFCKNFPDAKIFINRPQKFSLINSRKSGILVFNQYRNLEAPKAQFQIGLQNP, from the coding sequence ATGAATGCAATTTACGCCGCAGGACTTAACGGAGAATTCGCGCTAGAAGACGGAACACTTCCATGGAAAAAAGTTCCCGAGCTTCAAAAAGAATGCAGGGAAGACATGGATTTCTTCAAACAGATGACTTTAGGAAAAGCCGTCATAATGGGATTCAATACATTTAAGACTCTGCCCTTTCCGCTTAAAAACAGGCTGAACATTGTAATAAAAAGAAACGCCGCCCCGCAAAAAATAGAACACACAGACAAAGAATTTATGTTTTTTTCTTCTATTAAAGAAGCTTTAAATGCGCTTGATTTTCTTTGCCCGGACGATATTTTTTTAATCGGCGGAAAAAAACTTTTTGCAGAAGCGTTCAGCAAAAACCTTGTGGACGGCATTGTTTACGAAACAGTTTTTTGCAAGAACTTTCCAGATGCAAAAATTTTTATAAACCGCCCTCAAAAGTTCAGTCTGATAAATTCAAGGAAAAGCGGAATTCTTGTTTTTAATCAGTACAGAAATCTGGAAGCTCCAAAGGCTCAATTCCAAATCGGCTTGCAAAATCCCTAG